GAATATGATGAAAATGGAGTAGTACAAAAAGTAGAATCAGTTGTATTATCAGTACAACATGATGAGGAAGTAACTTTAGAAACTATCAAAAAAGAATTAAAAGAATTAGTAATTAAACCAGCACTTGCTGAATATGGAAGAGATATTTCAGAAGTAGATAATTTCTATATTAATCCAACTGGACGTTTTGTTATAGGAGGACCACATGGAGATACAGGACTTACTGGAAGAAAAATAATAGTTGATACATATGGTGGATATTTCAGACATGGTGGTGGAGCATTCTCAGGTAAAGATAGCTCTAAAGTAGATAGATCAGCAGCTTATGCAGCAAGATGGATAGCTAAAAATATTGTTGCAGCTGGAATTGCTAAAAAATGTGAAGTTCAATTATCATATGCAATAGGAGTAATAGAACCAACATCAGTATTAGTTGATACATTTGGAACTTCAGAATATTCAGATAGTAGAATAGCTGAAGTAGTAAATGAAATATTTGATTTAACTCCACGTGGAATTGAAAAATCATTATCTTTAAGAAAACCATCATTTAGATACCAAGACTTAGCAGCATTTGGTCATATTGGAAGAAAAGATATAGATTTACCATGGGAAAAATTAGATAAAGTGGATGAATTATTAAATAAAATAAAATAAAATAAAAGGTTAAGGTAAAAATGAATAAAATATTAAAAAGAATAACATATATATTTGTTTTTGTTGCCATATTTTTTTCTTGTGGTAAAAAAGAAGAAAATATAGAAGATAGAGTATTAGTATATAATCTATTTTCAGCACCAAGAACTTTAGATCCTCATAAATATAATGATAATATTTCATTACAAATATCAAATTCAATTTATGAAGGACTATTAAGATTAGATGATAAAGGTGAGATTACTGGAGGTTTAGCAAAAAGCTATACTAAAGAAGGAAATACTTATTTATTTGAATTAAGAGATAAATTAACATATTCTGATGGTACGCCTATCACATTAGAAGATGTAGAAGAATCATTCTTAAGAGTTTTAGATAAAGAATTTTTATCTCAATTTGCATCTCAATTATTTGTAATAAAAAATGCAAAAGATTATTATGAAGGCAAAGTTTCAAGAGAAGATTTAGGTATTAAAGTTGAAAATAATATGCTAGTTATTGAATTAGAAAAAGACATTAAATATTTCCTTTACTTAATGACTTTACCTATTAGTGCTCCATATAAAGAAGGTAAATATAATGGGCCATATAAATTAGAAATTAAAACTGAACAAGATATTATAATTTCTAAAAATGAAAATTATTGGAGAAGTTCAGAAGTTCATGTAGATAAAGTAAAATATGTGTACTTTAAAGATTTTTCAGTTTTAAATAATTTAATAAAAAATGAGGATATAGATATCTCAAGAGTTGATGTTGAATTATTAAATGAAGGTAATATCAATTCATATTATGATGGTAGAATTTGGTATTTAGACTATAATTTAATAAGTAATGAAATGCTAAAAAATATTCATTTAAGAAAAGCTATATCTCTTGCTATAGAGAGAGATGCTTATATGAATGTAAAAAATGATGGTTCAAAAAAAGCACTTAATTTAATAAATGAATTATTTGAATATACACCAGATTTCTTAATTGATGATTTTAATATAGAAACTGCGAAAGCTGAATTAGAAATTGCAAAAAAAGAATTAAATGTTGATAGTATTAAATTAGAATTATTATCAGGTAATACGCCTATAGAAGTAAAAGAAATACAATTTTTACAAGAGCAATTAAAGAAAAATTTAGATATAGAAGTTGAAGTTAAAACTGTACCATATGGAGATAGACTGACATTAATTAAAGAAAACAATTACGATATTGCATTAAATACATGGTCTGCTAAATATAGAGACCCACTTGCAATATTAGATAGATTCTTGTTTAAAAATAAAAAAATAGAAGTATTTGAACAAGAAAAATATAAAAACTTAGTTGAAGATTCAAGAATATTTACAGAAGATAGAATGGATAAAATAAAAGCTGCAGAAAAACTATTATTAGAAAATTATGTAGTTTCACCATTATATTTCTCAATTGAAAATCAATACGTAAGTGATAGAGTAACAAGCATAATAAACCATCCTATAGGAAATGTAACAGATCTTTCTTATGCTAGATGGAAATAAATAACGGAGTAGTTAAACTACTCCGTTTATATTTTACCTTTATATTTATCTAAAAAGTTCTGTAATATTATTTGTGCTGCAACCATATCTACTACTTTTCTTCTCTCTTTTCCATTTTTTTTAGAAAAGTTTTTTAAATAGTATTCTGCTTCTTTAGTTGTATATCTTTCATCCATGTAATGAATAGGGAAATCTTCAGGGATAAATGGTTTTAATTCTTCTACAAATCTATGTATTTTTTCAACTTGTATAGCATTTTGGCCATCTTTTGTTTTAGGTAGGCCTAAAACTAGGCCTACTATTCTTTCCTCTTTTATTATTTCCTTAATTCTTTCATATGGATTTGTGACATTTCTATCTATAACTTCATAGCTAGAAGCAAACATTCCCAGTCCATCAGATTTTGCAACACCTATTCTAACATCACCAACATCAAGTCCTAAATAAAATTTCATATTATATTCCTTTTATAAACTCTAATGTTTTCTCTAATGCTTCTTTTACTTTATTACCATCTTTTCCACCAGCTTGTGCAAAATCAGGTCTTCCACCACCATTACCATCAGCAATAGTAGCAGCATTTTTAACTATATTTCCTGCGTGGTATTTATTAGTTAGGTCTTTAGTTACTCCAGAAACAAACACAGCTTTTTCATTGTTAGATCCAAATAGGATAATACATGATTTAAGTATTTCTTTTGCTCTATCTACTAAATCTTTTAATTCATTTACATCTTTATCTTTAAATGATTTAACTAATACTTTAACACCATTTACATCTATTGCCTCATTAGTTAAATCATTGATTTCAAATTTAACTAATCTTCTTTGTAAATCTTTAATAGTGTTTTCTTGTACTTTAACTTCTTCTCTAAATTTATTGATTGCAGGTAATAAGTTAGCAGGAGAAGTTTTGAATTTATTAGAGATATCTTGTATATCTTTTTCTAATCCATGTACATATTCTAAGCTCTTATATCCAGTAATTGCTTCAATTCTTCTTATACCAGAAGCTTTACCTTGTTCAGATTTAATTTTAAATAATCCTATTTCTCCAGTAGAAGATACATGTATTCCTCCACAAAGTTCTAGAGATACACTAGAGATATCAACAACTCTTACTACATCTCCATATTTATCACTAAATAAAGCCATAGCTCCTTTAGCGATTGCATCATTAATATTTTCATAGTTAATGTATACAGGTAAGTTTTCAAGTATTAATTCATTTACTCTGTTTTCAATTATTGCAACTTGTTCAGGACTTACTTGTTCATAGTATGAGAAGTCAAATCTTAGTCCTTCTTCATTAACTAATGATCCTGCTTGTTCTACTGTAGTACCTAAAACTTCTCTTAAAGCTTTATGTAATAAGTGAGTAGCAGTATGATTTTTTCTGATATCATTTCTTATTTTTTTGTCTACTTCTAATGAGTATTCTTCATTTAATTTAAGTTCTTGTCCTGAGATATAGTGGATAAATACATCTGATTTTTTAGCTACATCTTTTACTTCAGCTATAATTTCATCATTAAATTTAATAACACCTCTATCAGCAACTTGACCTCCACCTTCAGCATAGAATGGAGTTCTATCAAATATTACCTCATAAAGTCCATTTTCTAATTCTTTAACATGTAATACTTTACCAAAGTCATGTAAAGTATCATAACCTGTAAATAAAGTTTTACCATTTTCTTTATAGAATTTATCAATGAATTCATCTTTAATCATATCCGAATTTTTAACTCTTGAATCTTGTGATCTTTTAACTTGTTCTTCAAGTTTTTGGTTAAATTCTTCTTCACAAACTTCCATATTATTGTTTTCAACTATTAATTTAGTGAATTCAAATGGGAATCCGTATGTATCATATAATTTGAATGAAACTTCACTAGGTAATTTAGTGATATTTTCTACTTTACATTTTGCAATCTCATCAAATAGTATTTCAGTTCCACCTTTTAAAGTTCTAGAGAATTTATCTTCTTCTGATTTAATAATATTTTTAATATATTCTCTTTTTTCTTCAAGTTCTGGATATGCTTCTTTCATATTATCTATTACTGCATCAACTATTTTATGTAAGAAAGTTAATGAGTTATCAAATATTTCTCTATTTTCAACAGCTCCTGCTCCATAAGCTCTTCTTATTAATTTTTTAAGTATATATCCACGACCTTCATTTGATGGTAAGACTCCATCGCAAATTAAGAAAGTAGAAGCTCTTAAGTGATCAGCTATTATTTTAACTGAAACAGATATTTGTTCACCTTGTATTTCTAATACTTTTTTGATGTTATCAATAATTGGTGTAAATAAGTCAGTTTCAAAGTTGTTCACCTTATTTTGTACAACTGAAGCTATTCTTTCAAGTCCAGCCCCTGTATCTATATTTTTTTCTGGAAGTGGAACTAAAGAACCATCTTCTAATCTATTCCATTCAGTAAATACTAAGTTCCAGATTTCTAGGAATCTATTTCCTTCATCACCTGGTTTTGAATTAATTTCTTCATTGTTTTCACCCATGATTTGAGTATCATAGTATATTTCAGAACATGGTCCGCATGAACCTATAGGACCTGCAGCCCACCAGTTATCATCATCACCAAGTCTAACCATATGATCTTCTGGCACTCCAACTTCTTTAGTCCATATATCATAAGCCTCATCATCTGTTAAATAAACAGAAACATAAAGTCTGTTTGGATCTAGTTTTAATACTTCTGTAATGTATTCCCAAGACCACATTATTGATTCTCTCTTGAAGTAATCTCCAAATGAGAAGTTTCCTAACATTTCAAAGAAAGTGTGGTGTCTTGGTGTAACTCCAACATTTTCTAAGTCGTTAGTTCTAATACATTTTTGATATGTAGTTATTCTATTGTATGGAGCTTTTTTCTCACCTAAGAAAAAAGCTTTAAAAGGAACCATACCAGCTACTGTTAATAGTAGTGTTTTATCATCTGGTATTAGAGATGCACTTTCAAAGTGTTTATGTTCTTTAGATTTAAAAAACTCTATAAAGCTTTTTCTTAATTCATTTCCAGTCATTTTTTCATCACCTTTGTTATAAATTTTCATTTTAAAATTATATCATAAAAAGATATAAATTTCAATAAATTTGAAGCTAGTGAAATAAATTAAAATAAAGGATATATCAATGTTTTAAGATATAATTAAAAGTAGTAGAAAAAAACTGTGCAATTTTTTTGCATAAATACTATTGTAAATTTAGAAAAATGATAGTATACTTAATTATGAAAATGCTTGCACAAAAAAGGAGTACTTATGAAAAAAATTACAATTAAAGATGTTGCAAAAAAAGCAAATGTAAGTGAAGCTACTGTATCAAGGGTAATGTCAAATAGCTCATTAATTAGTGATAAGACTAAAAGGAAGGTTTTAAAAGTGATTAAGGAACTAGACTATTTTCCTAATTCAGCAGCTGTTTCATTAACTAAAAGCAGTAGTAGAATTATAGGAGTAGTCATTGAAGATCAAAATGATAATCCGCTTCAAAATGATTTCTTTACAGAAACATTATCATATATTAGTACTTGTGCACTTGAAAGAGGGTATTACATATTGTATATACACTCTAAAGATAACCAAGAATCACATGAGAACATTGAAAGATTAATAAAAACCAATAGAATAGATGGGTTAGTGTTCTTAAATCTAGTTGAAAATGATAGAAATATTAAATACCTACAAGAAATAGATTTCCCTTATGTAGTACTTGGGACACCTAAAGAACTTGATAAAGGAATGTGGGTAGATAATGATAATATTAAAGCAACAAGAGAAGTTACTAAAAAATTAGTAGAAAAAGGATTTAAACATTTTGCATTTTTATCTGGACCTACAAATTTAACAGTTTCAAATTATAGAAAAGAAGGATTCTTAAGAGCGATGAAAGAAGCTAAAATGAAGAGTGAGTATCAAATTTCATCTGATTTTGATTCTTATGAAGCATATGCTGTTACTAAGAAGTTATTAAAAAAAGATAAAAATATAGATGCTGTAGTTACAACAGATGATATTTTAGCAATAGGTGCAATAAGAGCAATAGAAGAGTTAGATAGAAAAGTAGAAGTTACAGGATTTAATAATTCTAAACTTAGAAAATATCTAAAACTTGATTTCATAACTGTTGATATACGTTATGAAGAATTAGCAAATAAGTCAGTAAATATTTTAATAGATAGCATTGAAAATGTAAAAAGAGAGAAAAACTTTGTTATAGTTCAAGCAGATATTATAGAAGGAGAAACAAATGGAACAAAATTATGATTACAAACACATTAATAAAAATAGAAAGAGTGCAATAATTATGCATATTTCTTCTTTATGGAGTGAATATGGTATAGGAAATTTAGGGAAAGAAGCATATGAATTTGCAGACTTTCTTAAAGCATCAGGACAATATTATTGGCAAATATTACCTACAGGTCCTACAGGTTATGGAGATTCACCATATCAAGCGTTTTCATCTTTTGCAGGTAATCCATATTTTATAGACTTTAGAATTTTAGATGAAGAAGGACTATTAAATAAGGAAGATTATCAAGGACTAGATTATGGAGATAATCCAGATAGAGTAGACTTTGGTAAAATATATGTAACAAGAAAAGAAGTATTAGCTAAAGCATTTGAAAATTTCAAAAGAATAGAAGATAAAAAATATGAAGAATTTTTAAATGAAAATTCTGATTGGATTAATGATTATGGATTATTCATGGCTTTAAAAGAACATTTTGGTAATGTTTCTTGGGAATATTTTCCTAAAGAAGTTAAAGATAGAAACCCTGAAGAATTATCAAAATTTGAAGTACTTTTAAAAGATAAGATTGATTATCAAAAATTTGTGCAATACAAATTCTTTGCACAATATACTAAATGGAAAGAATATGTAAATTCATTAGGAGTTAAAATTATTGGAGATATGCCTATATATGTTTCTCCAGATAGTTTAGAAGTATGGAAAGATAGAGATTTATTCTTAGATGATATAGTTGGAGGATGCCCACCAGATGGATTTAGTGCTGGAGGACAAAAATGGGGGAATCCAGTATATGATTGGAAAAAACATGAGGAAACAGGATTTAAATGGTGGATTAACAGAATAGAAAAAACTTTAAAATACATAGATGTATTAAGAATAGATCACTTTAGAGGATTTGAAGCTTATTGGGCTGTTCCAAAATTTGATGAAGATGCAAGTAATGGGAAATGGGTTAAAGCACCAGGTGCAGAGTTATTTGAAGCTGTGGAAAATGCTTTAGGTAAAATAGACATAGTTGCAGAAGATTTAGGATATACAACTATAGATGTAGTTAAATTTAGAGAAAAAACAGGATTCCCTGGTATGAAGATGTTGCAATTTGCATTTAATCCTGATAATGAAAGTGATTTCTTACCTCACCAAACAGAAAGAAACTGGGCTGTTTATACTGGGACACACGATAGTGATACTGTTAAAACATGGTTTGAAAAAGCAAATCCTGTTGAAGTTGAATTTGCTAAAAAATACTTACATTTAACAGATCCTAATGATTATGTTAAAGGATTTATTAGAGCTGCGTGGTCTTCAGTAGCAAATCTTGCAGTAGCACAAATACAAGATTTCCTAGAACTTGGTGATGAAGGAAGAATGAATACTCCTTCAACTTTAGGTAACTGGTCATGGAGAATTAGAAAAGAAATGCTTACTAAAGAGTTAAGTGATGAAATTTATGATTTAACAAAAACATATTTTAGATTAAATAAGTAAGGAAGTAAGAATGATAACAAGAAAAATAGATAATGATTTAAGAAATTTAGGTTTAGATTTAAGATTTAAATATGATGGTAAGTTAGGTATAGAATACTCTGAAAGTGCAACAACTTTCAGAGTATTTGCACCTACTGCTACAAAAGTAGAATTATTAATTAATAATCAAAATTTAGAAATGAACAAAAACTTTGATAAAGGTGTATTTGAATTAACTGTTGAAGGGAACTTAGATAAGGTTCCATATATGTACAAGACATTTTTTGAAGGTGAAACTTTCACAACTGTAGATCCATATGCTATTGCAAGTGAAGCAAATTCTGCAAGATCTGTTGTAGTTGATTTATCTAAAACTTTCAAAGGTGAAAGGATGCCTAAATTTAATATGTTAGATGCAGTAATATATGAATTACATATTAGAGATTTTACTTTAAATGTTAAAAATAGAGGTAAGTATTTAGGGGTAGTAGAAGAAAAACAATTAGAGTATTTAAAAAAATTAGGTGTAACTCATGTTCAACTTTTACCTATTTATGATTATTCAACAGATTCAGTTGATGAATTAAATCCAGACTTAAGATATAACTGGGGATATGATCCAGTAAATTACAATGTACCTGAAGGGTCATATTCAAGTGATCCAACGGATCCATATTCAAGAATTAATGAATTAAAAGAAATGGTAGAGATATTACATAAAAATGGAATAAGAGTAATAATGGATGTTGTATATAACCATGTGTATGATGCTTTAGCACACTCTTTATCTAAAACTATACCAAATTATGCTTTTAGAAAAACAGATTACTTCCATTTTAGTAATGGTACAGGTTGCGGAAATGATGTAGCAAGTGAAAGAGCTATGATAAGAAAATACATAGTTGATAGTGTTAAATATTGGGCAAGTGAATTCAATTTAGATGGTTTTAGATTTGATTTAATGGGAATACTAGATGTAGAAACTATGAATGAGATCAGACAAGAATTAGATAAAATAGATGAAAGTATTATAGTTTTAGGAGAAGGTTGGGATCTTGTAACAAGTCTTGCACCAGAATTAAAAGCTAATCAATTAAATGCTTGTAAAATGCCAAATATAGCATTCTTTAATGATGATATTAGAGATAGTTTAAGAGGATCTACATTTGAAAAATTAGGACAAGGTTTTGTTAGTGGTGGAAAGTTAGAAGAAAGATTAATTTCAAGTATTAAAGGTGGTAATGGGTTAAAATCATATATTGCCCCTAATCAATTAATACAATATATAGAAGCTCATGATAATAACACTGTTTTTGATCATATAGAAATTACTAACGGAGATGAAAGTGTTGAAGATAGAGTAAAAATGCAATCTATAGCAACTACTATAGTTTTAATGTCACAAGGAGTACCTTTTATACATGCAGGTCAAGAATTCTTTAGAACTAAAGATGGAGTAGAAAATTCATATAAATCGAGTGACTATATTAATAGATTTGACTTTGGAAGAGCAGAAGAATATAGTAGTTATGTAAATTATTTATCTGATTTAATTAGTTATAGAAAAGAAAAAGATGTCTTAAGATTAGATACTTATGAAAGAATAGAAGAAAATTTTAGATTAATAGAAGCAAAAGATGATATTATAGCTTATTCATTTGGAAATATATATGTAATTGCAAATGTAAGTAAAGAAGAAAAAAATGTTGTAATAGATGAAGGAAATTACAAAATAATTTTTAATAATTTTAATAAAATTGATAATAAGACAATTAATGTTGTAAATGAATATAAAATGAATTCATTAAATATTTTAATATTAGAAAAAAATATGTAACATTGGTAAAATATATATTAAATAAGAAAAAATCAATATTTTAAGTAAAAAAAAGTGATGTAAGTTAAGAAAAAACTATAAAAAAAATATATAAATGTATTGACTTTGTAGATAATTGAGGTATAATAGTAATGTAAAATTGCAAACGATTGCATAAATACAAAATAAATTAAAGAAGTAGGAGTGAAAAAATTATGAATTTCAAAAAACTTGCGACAAGTGCATTTTTAATGTTCTCTTTATTACTATCTTGTGGTGCTAAAGAGGAAGCAAAAGCTGAAACTGGAGAAGCTTTAACTGGTCATATAGTTGTACAAGCTGAAGAAACTTGGGCACCTTATTATGAAGCTGCAATAGCTAGAGTTAAAGAAAAAAATCCTGAAGCTACAATTGATTTAAAAGTTATAGGATCTTTCGATCACATGAAAGTTATCGAAGAAACTAATGCTGAAAACGAAGACGTTGCTGACGTATTCGCTATACCATTAGACAGAATCGAATCTTTACATGGAAAAGATTTATTAGCTGCTTTTGATGCTAAAGCATTAGGAGATAAAATTGGTGGATTTGGAGATTTCGATAACGGTCTTGGAGGACAATTAAAATTCGAAGATCAATATTTCGGATTCCCATTCAATATTGAAACTTTATTCTTAGGAATTAATGCTAAAAACGTTGCTGCAAACGGTGTAGATTTAGCTAACTTAGACTTTGCTGAATTAGGACCAGAAGTGGCTATGATACCTGTATTCAATGCTTGGTGGGGTGTTGCTATAACTAACGCTTTCGGTGTTGAATTATTAGGTAAAGATGCTGACGGT
This Streptobacillus canis DNA region includes the following protein-coding sequences:
- the pulA gene encoding type I pullulanase, with the translated sequence MITRKIDNDLRNLGLDLRFKYDGKLGIEYSESATTFRVFAPTATKVELLINNQNLEMNKNFDKGVFELTVEGNLDKVPYMYKTFFEGETFTTVDPYAIASEANSARSVVVDLSKTFKGERMPKFNMLDAVIYELHIRDFTLNVKNRGKYLGVVEEKQLEYLKKLGVTHVQLLPIYDYSTDSVDELNPDLRYNWGYDPVNYNVPEGSYSSDPTDPYSRINELKEMVEILHKNGIRVIMDVVYNHVYDALAHSLSKTIPNYAFRKTDYFHFSNGTGCGNDVASERAMIRKYIVDSVKYWASEFNLDGFRFDLMGILDVETMNEIRQELDKIDESIIVLGEGWDLVTSLAPELKANQLNACKMPNIAFFNDDIRDSLRGSTFEKLGQGFVSGGKLEERLISSIKGGNGLKSYIAPNQLIQYIEAHDNNTVFDHIEITNGDESVEDRVKMQSIATTIVLMSQGVPFIHAGQEFFRTKDGVENSYKSSDYINRFDFGRAEEYSSYVNYLSDLISYRKEKDVLRLDTYERIEENFRLIEAKDDIIAYSFGNIYVIANVSKEEKNVVIDEGNYKIIFNNFNKIDNKTINVVNEYKMNSLNILILEKNM
- the alaS gene encoding alanine--tRNA ligase; its protein translation is MTGNELRKSFIEFFKSKEHKHFESASLIPDDKTLLLTVAGMVPFKAFFLGEKKAPYNRITTYQKCIRTNDLENVGVTPRHHTFFEMLGNFSFGDYFKRESIMWSWEYITEVLKLDPNRLYVSVYLTDDEAYDIWTKEVGVPEDHMVRLGDDDNWWAAGPIGSCGPCSEIYYDTQIMGENNEEINSKPGDEGNRFLEIWNLVFTEWNRLEDGSLVPLPEKNIDTGAGLERIASVVQNKVNNFETDLFTPIIDNIKKVLEIQGEQISVSVKIIADHLRASTFLICDGVLPSNEGRGYILKKLIRRAYGAGAVENREIFDNSLTFLHKIVDAVIDNMKEAYPELEEKREYIKNIIKSEEDKFSRTLKGGTEILFDEIAKCKVENITKLPSEVSFKLYDTYGFPFEFTKLIVENNNMEVCEEEFNQKLEEQVKRSQDSRVKNSDMIKDEFIDKFYKENGKTLFTGYDTLHDFGKVLHVKELENGLYEVIFDRTPFYAEGGGQVADRGVIKFNDEIIAEVKDVAKKSDVFIHYISGQELKLNEEYSLEVDKKIRNDIRKNHTATHLLHKALREVLGTTVEQAGSLVNEEGLRFDFSYYEQVSPEQVAIIENRVNELILENLPVYINYENINDAIAKGAMALFSDKYGDVVRVVDISSVSLELCGGIHVSSTGEIGLFKIKSEQGKASGIRRIEAITGYKSLEYVHGLEKDIQDISNKFKTSPANLLPAINKFREEVKVQENTIKDLQRRLVKFEINDLTNEAIDVNGVKVLVKSFKDKDVNELKDLVDRAKEILKSCIILFGSNNEKAVFVSGVTKDLTNKYHAGNIVKNAATIADGNGGGRPDFAQAGGKDGNKVKEALEKTLEFIKGI
- a CDS encoding peptide ABC transporter substrate-binding protein produces the protein MNKILKRITYIFVFVAIFFSCGKKEENIEDRVLVYNLFSAPRTLDPHKYNDNISLQISNSIYEGLLRLDDKGEITGGLAKSYTKEGNTYLFELRDKLTYSDGTPITLEDVEESFLRVLDKEFLSQFASQLFVIKNAKDYYEGKVSREDLGIKVENNMLVIELEKDIKYFLYLMTLPISAPYKEGKYNGPYKLEIKTEQDIIISKNENYWRSSEVHVDKVKYVYFKDFSVLNNLIKNEDIDISRVDVELLNEGNINSYYDGRIWYLDYNLISNEMLKNIHLRKAISLAIERDAYMNVKNDGSKKALNLINELFEYTPDFLIDDFNIETAKAELEIAKKELNVDSIKLELLSGNTPIEVKEIQFLQEQLKKNLDIEVEVKTVPYGDRLTLIKENNYDIALNTWSAKYRDPLAILDRFLFKNKKIEVFEQEKYKNLVEDSRIFTEDRMDKIKAAEKLLLENYVVSPLYFSIENQYVSDRVTSIINHPIGNVTDLSYARWK
- the malQ gene encoding 4-alpha-glucanotransferase, whose product is MEQNYDYKHINKNRKSAIIMHISSLWSEYGIGNLGKEAYEFADFLKASGQYYWQILPTGPTGYGDSPYQAFSSFAGNPYFIDFRILDEEGLLNKEDYQGLDYGDNPDRVDFGKIYVTRKEVLAKAFENFKRIEDKKYEEFLNENSDWINDYGLFMALKEHFGNVSWEYFPKEVKDRNPEELSKFEVLLKDKIDYQKFVQYKFFAQYTKWKEYVNSLGVKIIGDMPIYVSPDSLEVWKDRDLFLDDIVGGCPPDGFSAGGQKWGNPVYDWKKHEETGFKWWINRIEKTLKYIDVLRIDHFRGFEAYWAVPKFDEDASNGKWVKAPGAELFEAVENALGKIDIVAEDLGYTTIDVVKFREKTGFPGMKMLQFAFNPDNESDFLPHQTERNWAVYTGTHDSDTVKTWFEKANPVEVEFAKKYLHLTDPNDYVKGFIRAAWSSVANLAVAQIQDFLELGDEGRMNTPSTLGNWSWRIRKEMLTKELSDEIYDLTKTYFRLNK
- a CDS encoding LacI family DNA-binding transcriptional regulator: MKKITIKDVAKKANVSEATVSRVMSNSSLISDKTKRKVLKVIKELDYFPNSAAVSLTKSSSRIIGVVIEDQNDNPLQNDFFTETLSYISTCALERGYYILYIHSKDNQESHENIERLIKTNRIDGLVFLNLVENDRNIKYLQEIDFPYVVLGTPKELDKGMWVDNDNIKATREVTKKLVEKGFKHFAFLSGPTNLTVSNYRKEGFLRAMKEAKMKSEYQISSDFDSYEAYAVTKKLLKKDKNIDAVVTTDDILAIGAIRAIEELDRKVEVTGFNNSKLRKYLKLDFITVDIRYEELANKSVNILIDSIENVKREKNFVIVQADIIEGETNGTKL
- the metK gene encoding methionine adenosyltransferase, with product MMEKIYFTSEFVSPGHPDKICDQISDAVLDACLAEDENSRVACETFATTGFVLVGGEITTNTYVDIQKLVRDKIKEIGYIPGFGFDYDCGVVNMIHSQSPDIAQGVDVGGAGDQGIMFGGAVNETPELMPLALSLARNIIVKLTTLTRNQTLVWARPDAKAQVTLEYDENGVVQKVESVVLSVQHDEEVTLETIKKELKELVIKPALAEYGRDISEVDNFYINPTGRFVIGGPHGDTGLTGRKIIVDTYGGYFRHGGGAFSGKDSSKVDRSAAYAARWIAKNIVAAGIAKKCEVQLSYAIGVIEPTSVLVDTFGTSEYSDSRIAEVVNEIFDLTPRGIEKSLSLRKPSFRYQDLAAFGHIGRKDIDLPWEKLDKVDELLNKIK
- the ruvX gene encoding Holliday junction resolvase RuvX produces the protein MKFYLGLDVGDVRIGVAKSDGLGMFASSYEVIDRNVTNPYERIKEIIKEERIVGLVLGLPKTKDGQNAIQVEKIHRFVEELKPFIPEDFPIHYMDERYTTKEAEYYLKNFSKKNGKERRKVVDMVAAQIILQNFLDKYKGKI